One window of the Chryseobacterium sp. CY350 genome contains the following:
- a CDS encoding Crp/Fnr family transcriptional regulator, with protein sequence MKIITEPDLKKIFLTMDGNFFDEVKEFSVQTTIEARKEIINEGDRIHHVPILLKGSVKVFTLDDGKELLYYYLKPYETCIMTFSSVFQGSTSRIYACAEETCEVLLLPVKKVIDWIERYPQFNLFFFREYDKRYVAIMEMVTQAVFHKLDKRILALLKKKNDEQEGNPVKISHKEIANTLGTAREVVSRILKKYENEGVISQSHNGIKILTESEAKGQR encoded by the coding sequence GTGAAAATAATTACTGAGCCAGACCTGAAGAAAATATTTCTAACGATGGACGGAAATTTTTTTGATGAAGTGAAAGAATTTTCTGTGCAGACGACGATTGAAGCCCGAAAAGAAATAATCAATGAGGGCGACAGAATTCATCACGTGCCGATTTTGCTGAAAGGTTCTGTGAAAGTATTTACTCTAGATGACGGTAAAGAATTGCTGTATTATTATCTGAAGCCCTATGAGACGTGCATTATGACGTTTTCATCAGTCTTTCAGGGTTCTACAAGTCGCATATATGCCTGCGCAGAAGAAACCTGTGAAGTATTGCTGTTGCCGGTAAAAAAAGTGATAGATTGGATCGAGCGATATCCGCAGTTTAATCTATTTTTCTTTAGGGAATATGATAAAAGATATGTCGCAATCATGGAAATGGTAACGCAGGCAGTTTTTCACAAACTTGACAAACGAATACTAGCTTTGCTCAAGAAAAAAAATGATGAACAGGAGGGAAATCCGGTGAAAATTTCGCATAAAGAAATTGCAAATACACTTGGGACAGCTAGAGAGGTGGTGAGCAGAATACTCAAAAAATACGAAAACGAAGGAGTAATTTCTCAGTCGCACAACGGAATTAAAATACTAACAGAATCAGAAGCTAAAGGTCAGCGGTAA